In Verrucomicrobiia bacterium, the genomic stretch ACCTGGGTTGCCCATGCCAGGCAAAACCCGGCGATCGCTTCTTGCTCAACTGAGCAGATGGGATTAGGCCGGGGTGATCGCGGACGACGGCTCTTTGGCTTCGTCAAGAGCAGCGTTACCTGAACTGGCTGGAACTTGACGGTGGCCACGACGCTCACCTGGACGCCGAGGTTGCCGACCCTTTAGCCGCAATGGCTGCCGCCGCCTGGTGGACGACCGCCGTGATTTCGGGCGGGAGGTCACGGTGCCAGTCGAGGTAGTAGAGGGGAGTGGCAGGGTCATACTCCCAGAGCTGGTCGGGGTCGAGAGCCATCACCGGGATGTTGGCGACCGTCCAGCCCCAATAGACCAGCTCGCTCTGAGTGCCCCCCCCGCGAGAGGTTTCCCAAGCGTTCACGTCATCAAACAGGCTTCGTCCCCCCCCGAAGCCAAACCAATCCGGCAGGGATTAACCATCAGGACTGATACTCACCATTTTACACATCCGCCTGCGACAATTCTCCGGTTTTGCATTTTGCATTTTGCACTTTGCACTTTGCATTTCCCCCTCTGCATTTTCCGTTTTGGTAGAGAGTTTCCACGCGGTTGTTTGGCACCGTGAACGCAAATCGTTTTCCCCACCGCCGCGGGGGGGGACGGTGCGATCGCGTTCAGCCTGCGTTCCATTCGCCACTCCAATTCCGCCAGTGGAGCATGGAGCAGCTCGTTATTACGGCGGGGGCTCCTGCCTTTGGGCTTCATCCCAAGGGGCCACTCACGGCCCGGCCTTGGCCGGCATCGCCCGATTTTCCGTTTGAAATCGCCGGCCAAAGCCCGCAATTTAGGCGGCAGCAATCCTGATTTATGGCGACACGTGTTTATCTGGCGGTGGATTTGGGCGCCGAAAGCGGGCGGGTCATGGCCGGCCTGTGGAACGGCAGGAAAATCAAGCTCGAGGAAGTCCACCGGTTCCCCAATGGCGGCGTGACGGTGGGCGGCACGTTGCGCTGGAACGTGCTGGGGTTGTGGCAGTCCATTCAACAGGGGCTCGCGCTGGCGGCGCGCAAGTATGGCCCGCGCCTCGTCTCGGTGGGCGCGGACACCTGGGGGGTGGATTTTGTGCTGCTCAACCGCCAGAACGAGCTGCTGGGCCTGCCGTATCATTACCGGGACGCCCGCACGCAGGGCATGATGGAGCGCGCCTTCCGGCGCGTGCCGCGGGAGAAAATCTTTGCCCAGACGGGCCTGCAATTCCTGCCGTTCAATTCGTTGTTTCAACTGCTGGCCTGGCAGCGGCAGGCGCCCGAATTGCTGGAGGCGGCCGACTGCCTGCTGTTCATGCCGGACTATTTCCACTGGTGCCTGTGCGGCGCGCGCGTGGCCGAGTTCACCATCGCCTCCACCTCGCAATGCCTGCACCCCCTCCAGCGCGACTGGAATCGCCGTCTGCTGCGGGCCTTCGGCCTGCCGGTGGGCATGTTGCCGCCGCTGGTGCATCCCGGCACGGAGCTGGGGCCGCTGCGGCCGGAGGTGGCCGAGGCCGCCGGCCTGGCCCGGGTCAAGGTGGTGGCGCCGCCCGCGCACGACACCGCCGCCGCCGTGGCCGGCGTGCCCACCGCCCACACGGGCAAAGTCAACTGGGCCTACATCAGCTCCGGCACGTGGTCCCTGATGGGAGCCGAGGTGGCGCAGGCCTCGCTCACGCCGCGCACACTGGAGTTTAACATGACCAATGAGGGCGGCCTGGACGGGACCTACCGCCTGCTCAAAAACATCATGGGCCTGTGGCTCGTCCAGCGCATCAAGGCGGCTTACGACGCCGAGGGCAAAACCTACGATTACGCCGAGCTGGTGCGCCTGGCGGCGGCGGCGCCGGCCTTCCGCTCCCTGGTCAACCCGGACGACGCGCGTTTTCTCAATCCCAAAGACATGCGGGCGGCCATCCAGGAGTATTGCCGCGAAACCGGCCAGCCCATCCCCCGCACCGCAGGCGAGCTGGTGCGCTGCGCGTATGAAAGCCTGGCCCTGCGTTACCGGCAGGTGCTCGGCTGGCTGGAGGAATTGAACGGCCAGCGCGTCGAAATCATCCACATCGTGGGCGGCGGCTCCCAGAGCGCGCTGCTCAACCAGTTCACCGCCAGCGCCTGCAACCGGCCGGTGCTCACCGGCCCCGTGGAGGCCACCGCCCTCGGCAACCTGATGACCCAGGTGCGCGCCGATGGCGAAGTGCGCACGCTGGCCGAAATGCGCGAGGTCATCCGCCGCTCCAGTGAAATGCGCAAGTACAAGCCGGCGGACCTCGATAAATGGGACATGGCGGCGGCCCGCTTTGCGGCGCTGGCCCGCTAAACGCTTCTCCGGCGCATGGGGATTCTGGTCCGATACCAGGTCAAAGCCGGCGGCTGGCGCGCCAACGTCGAGCTGCCGTGGGAGCTGGACCTGGACCGGGCCGCGGTGGGCGGGGTGGCCCTGCGCGATCCCGCCACCCTGTTGTGGAAACTGGGGCCGGGCGAAGATCCGGCCGCCGCCGCCGCCGCGGGCCGGTATTGTTACTTCACCCGCGGCGCAGAAGCGGAAGTCGCGCATCAACGGCTCCGGCAGTGGCGGATCTACTGGCATGACCCCGCCGGTCATTTCTCGCCTTTTGCCGGGCCCTGCCGCTTTCGCGGCGGGCCGATTGATTTGCACGGCGGCTTGCCCGAGACCGCGCTGGCGGCCCTCTTGGGCCCGCCGGTCTGGCGGGACGAAACCGCCGCCCAGGTGCGCCTGTTCTATGCGCATCACGCCACCGACTGGGAGGTGCTCCTCTCCCCCGCCCACGGCCTGCAGCAAATCACCTTGAGCGCCCAACCCCTATATGCCCGAACGGAGGCCGGGCAGGCCCCACCCGCCCAACCCACCTAACCCCCCTCCCCTGTTGTCGCCCATGTCCGACCCCCAAAACCGCGATGCCACACCGCCGGCGGCGCCCGCCCCGGAGAACATCCCCCCCCTGCCGCCCAACGCCACGCCGGAGGAGATGGATCTGCACTGGTACACCTATTACTACCAGGGCGACAAAGTCAAACAACTGACCCTCCGGGCGGTGCTCATGGGCGGCATCCTGGGCATGTTCATGTCCATCTCCAACCTCTACACCACGCTCAAACTGGGCTGGGCCTTTGGCGTGGCCATCACGGCCTGCGTGCTGTCGTTTGTCATCTGGAATGCGCTGCGCGCCCTGAGCCGCGGGCGGCTCACGCCCATGAGCATTCTGGAAAACAACTGCATGCAATCCACCGCCTCCGCGGCGGGCTACTCCACCGGCGGCACCATTGGCACGGCCTTTGGCGCGCTGCTGCTCATCGAGGGCCAGCACCGCCCCTATGTGGTGGTGGCCTCCTTCGCCCTGCTGACGGCCGCGCTGGGCGTGTTTCTGGCCATCCCGATGAAACGCCAGATGATCAACTACGAGCAGCTCAAATTCCCCAGCGGCATTGCGGCGGCCGAAACCTTGCGGAGCCTTTACTCCCACGGCCAGCAGGCCCTGCGCAAGGCCTACTCGCTCATCTACGCCCTCGCTTTCGGCGGCCTGGTGGGCTTCCTCCGCTCCTATTACACCCTGATTGACCAGCTCAAAGACTGGCAGCCCTCGGAAAAATTCGCCGCCTTCTGCCAGCGCCTGCACGTCCCGCTGGACCAATGGCTGGCCGGGCTGGGGCCGCGGCTGCAGAGCCTCCATCAATGGCTGCACATCCCGGAGCAGATCGCCCTGCGCGCCGGCTGGTCGCCCGTTTATCCCTACCAGCTCTCCGGCCTGGCCTTCGAGCCGAGCGTGCTCTTGATCGGCGCCGGCATGATCGTGGGCCTGCGCGTCTCCCTCTCCATGCTGCTCGGCTCCGCGCTGCTCTACTTCCTGGTCACCCCCTACCTGCTGACCCTCGATTTCGCCCACGCCGGCACACCGGGCTTCGTGCCCTCCTTCACCATCAATCCCCAGGGCGTGCTCAATCCCACCCGCTGGGCGCTGTGGGGCGGCACGGCCATCATGGTCTTTTCCAGCCTCACCTCCGTGGCCCTGCAGTGGCGCACCCTGGCGCGCGCCTTTCAAGTGTTCAAACGCCGCGGCCAGCCCACGGCCACCGCGGACCGCCTGGCCGCCATTGAAGTGCCCGCCACCTGGCTGGTGGCCGGCTTGATTCCCATCACCCTGGGGCTGGTCATCGTGCAATTCCTGGCCTTCCACATCAGCCTGTGGCTGGGCCTGCTGGCGGTGGTCATGTCCTTTGTGGTCTCGCTGGTCTGCTGCCGCGCCACCGGCGAAACCGATACCACCCCCATCGGCGCCATGGGCAAAGTCACCCAGTTGCTCTATGCCGTGCTCCCCGGCGCCAAGGGCAACATCACCATCAACCTCATGTCCGCCGGCACCACCGCCGCGGCCGGCGGCAGCTCCGCAGACCTGCTGACGGACTTGAAAAGCGGCTACCTCCTGGGCGCCAATCCGCGCAAACAATTCCTCGCCCAGTTCATCGGCATCTTCTTCGGCACGCTGGCGGTGGTGCCCGCCTGGTTTGCCATGGTGCCCGACAAGGCCACTCTCGAAAAATTCAATCCCCCCGCCACCTATATGTGGAAGGCCGTGGCCGACTTGTTGACGCAAGGCGTCCACCTGCTGCCCAAGACCGCCCTGGTGGCCATCATCATCGGCTCCCTGCTCGGCGTGGCCCTGCCCCTCCTGGAAAAATTGCTCCCGCGCCTCCGCCCCTGGCTCCCCTCCGCCATGGGCCTGGGCCTGGCGTGGGTCATCCCCTTCCAAAACTGCCTCTCCTTCGCCATCGGCGCCGTGCTGGTCTGGCTCTGGTCCCAATGGCGCGCCAAATCGGCCGAGGAATTCAACGTCCCCATTGCCTCCGGCCTGGTGGCGGGAGAATCCCTGGTGGCCGCCCTCATTGCCATCGCCTGCACCCTGGTGGGCTTCCTGGGCATGGCCAAATAAAGGCCCTTCCCCCCGAATCTATCTTAGATCAGAAATTAGAATTTATACGAACTCCCGCTGATGACCCGCTAGCAACGGCCGCTGCTCAGTGGTGCCACCCATGCCCCCGCATAGGCCTCTCCCCCGCCTGGGGTTGGTCAATTTGCAAACACTATGGGCACTTCGTACGCCACTGGCTCACCAAAGACAACCGGCACCCCATGGACCACTGGAGGCAACGCGCTGTTTTCGCGGCTTTCTTGCGCCAGGCGGGTGTCATTCTGGCACAAAGCCGGGGAATTTTCGGCCTCAACCGTCAACTCACCCCAGTCTTCATTTTCCAGCCCACTGGCAGCTTGCGAAATCGCAAATCGGCTGATGGCCAATGGGTTAACCAACCCAAGCCGGGCGGGA encodes the following:
- a CDS encoding rhamnulokinase, with product MATRVYLAVDLGAESGRVMAGLWNGRKIKLEEVHRFPNGGVTVGGTLRWNVLGLWQSIQQGLALAARKYGPRLVSVGADTWGVDFVLLNRQNELLGLPYHYRDARTQGMMERAFRRVPREKIFAQTGLQFLPFNSLFQLLAWQRQAPELLEAADCLLFMPDYFHWCLCGARVAEFTIASTSQCLHPLQRDWNRRLLRAFGLPVGMLPPLVHPGTELGPLRPEVAEAAGLARVKVVAPPAHDTAAAVAGVPTAHTGKVNWAYISSGTWSLMGAEVAQASLTPRTLEFNMTNEGGLDGTYRLLKNIMGLWLVQRIKAAYDAEGKTYDYAELVRLAAAAPAFRSLVNPDDARFLNPKDMRAAIQEYCRETGQPIPRTAGELVRCAYESLALRYRQVLGWLEELNGQRVEIIHIVGGGSQSALLNQFTASACNRPVLTGPVEATALGNLMTQVRADGEVRTLAEMREVIRRSSEMRKYKPADLDKWDMAAARFAALAR
- a CDS encoding OPT/YSL family transporter, which codes for MSDPQNRDATPPAAPAPENIPPLPPNATPEEMDLHWYTYYYQGDKVKQLTLRAVLMGGILGMFMSISNLYTTLKLGWAFGVAITACVLSFVIWNALRALSRGRLTPMSILENNCMQSTASAAGYSTGGTIGTAFGALLLIEGQHRPYVVVASFALLTAALGVFLAIPMKRQMINYEQLKFPSGIAAAETLRSLYSHGQQALRKAYSLIYALAFGGLVGFLRSYYTLIDQLKDWQPSEKFAAFCQRLHVPLDQWLAGLGPRLQSLHQWLHIPEQIALRAGWSPVYPYQLSGLAFEPSVLLIGAGMIVGLRVSLSMLLGSALLYFLVTPYLLTLDFAHAGTPGFVPSFTINPQGVLNPTRWALWGGTAIMVFSSLTSVALQWRTLARAFQVFKRRGQPTATADRLAAIEVPATWLVAGLIPITLGLVIVQFLAFHISLWLGLLAVVMSFVVSLVCCRATGETDTTPIGAMGKVTQLLYAVLPGAKGNITINLMSAGTTAAAGGSSADLLTDLKSGYLLGANPRKQFLAQFIGIFFGTLAVVPAWFAMVPDKATLEKFNPPATYMWKAVADLLTQGVHLLPKTALVAIIIGSLLGVALPLLEKLLPRLRPWLPSAMGLGLAWVIPFQNCLSFAIGAVLVWLWSQWRAKSAEEFNVPIASGLVAGESLVAALIAIACTLVGFLGMAK